From Coffea arabica cultivar ET-39 chromosome 10e, Coffea Arabica ET-39 HiFi, whole genome shotgun sequence, one genomic window encodes:
- the LOC140015214 gene encoding uncharacterized protein: MIFAYYKEFGECDVLMAEGLSFLHGLRLCLQRWLNHVWVEVDSATLVQLVMTNALAKWPLCNVVRELRWILDQLFGQLQHAYLETNAAADALAALKLGQDCLWVKSRQLPRTIRSIISLDCGAFPYVQLTHVRE; encoded by the coding sequence ATGATTTTTGCATACTATAAGGAATTTGGAGAATGTGATGTGCTGATGGCAGAGGGTCTCTCATTTTTGCATGGGTTGCGGCTTTGTCTCCAACGATGGCTTAACCACGTATGGGTAGAGGTGGACTCGGCTACCCTTGTGCAGCTGGTCATGACCAATGCGCTAGCTAAATGGCCATTATGTAATGTGGTACGCGAGTTGAGGTGGATTCTTGATCAGTTATTTGGGCAATTACAACATGCTTATCTAGAAACAAATGCTGCAGCTGATGCTTTGGCAGCCTTAAAGCTAGGGCAAGACTGCCTTTGGGTGAAGTCTCGCCAATTGCCAAGAACTATTCGGTCAATTATTAGTCTGGATTGTGGAGCATTTCCCTATGTGCAGTTGACTCATGTAAGGGAGTAA
- the LOC140015215 gene encoding uncharacterized protein has product MAFFGIVMFWSSVYTGVHGKICVIRSRKGELVSDRLKIWCRLFLANYGGASADMSQPGLLICMLSTSKTPTHRWWYAEDSLAHLLNVTNPPNQLVSDFLTPDGWNQGLLQQSVPSHIMAMIMQMRYYSYCEDSMVWLPSTSGAFSISLAWEVVRQRRNVSVIDSLTWSPLMPLKVSFFIGRARHGFLPTDSTLQRKGMILPSKCVGCKASQESVDHLLVQCTTARAVWSHYARMFGYAMDRELSLSSMLFLWVLNIPTGVKEHIRLVVSFLICWYIWRSRNEAKFQGASMAVQSIIFQTDAQLDLMVAAGLFKNEHFRGDQEYTCARGGRKRKLQIGLVLLAWEAPPVGAYKLNSDASVLNGQAFGGGLV; this is encoded by the exons ATGGCTTTCTTTGGGATCGTAATGTTCTGGAGCAGCGTATACACTGGTGTACATGGGAAAATTTGTGTTATTCGAAGTCGAAAGGGGGAATTGGTGTCAGATCGTTTGAAGATTTGGTGCAGGCTTTTTCTTGCAAACTATGGTGGGGCCTCCGCTGACATGAGTCAACCTGGGCTTCTTATATGCATGCTAAGTACATCCAAAACACCCACCCATCGATG GTGGTATGCAGAGGACTCTCTGGCACATCTGCTAAATGTGACTAATCCGCCTAATCAATTGGTCTCGGACTTCTTAACCCCAGATGGGTGGAATCAAGGTCTTCTTCAGCAATCTGTTCCATCTCACATTATGGCTATGATCATGCAAATGAGGTATTATTCGTACTGTGAAGACAGCATGGTATGGTTGCCCTCTACCTCAGGAGCCTTCTCCATCTCCTTGGCGTGGGAGGTGGTACGGCAGAGGCGAAATGTGTCTGTCATAGACTCCTTAACATGGAGTCCTCTCATGCCGCTAAAGGTGTCATTCTTTATCGGGAGGGCAAGGCATGGTTTTTTGCCCACTGATAGTACGTTACAAAGGAAAGGTATGATTTTGCCTTCAAAATGTGTGGGTTGCAAGGCAAGCCAGGAATCAGTGGATCATCTTCTTGTTCAGTGCACAACTGCTCGAGCAGTTTGGAGTCACTACGCACGCATGTTTGGGTATGCAATGGATAGAGAGCTATCGCTATCATCAATGTTATTTTTATGGGTATTGAATATCCCCACAGGAGTGAAAGAGCACATCAGACTGGTAGTTTCGTTCCTTATCTGTTGGTATATTTGGAGGTCACGAAATGAGGCTAAATTCCAGGGAGCTAGTATGGCAGTGCAATCCATTATCTTCCAAACTGATGCCCAACTGGATTTAATGGTGGCTGCGGGGTTATTCAAGAACGAGCATTTTCGGGGAGACCAGGAGTACACTTGCGCTCGAGGTGGGCGCAAAAGGAAGTTGCAGATTGGGCTTGTCCTGTTGGCCTGGGAGGCTCCTCCGGTAGGGGCTTATAAACTGAACTCTGATGCGAGCGTTCTCAATGGACAAGCTTTTGGCGGGGGGCTAGTATGA